The following coding sequences are from one Paenibacillus sp. JDR-2 window:
- a CDS encoding H-type small acid-soluble spore protein, whose protein sequence is MEAFRAKEIADSPDAITVSYFGVPVFIEHVNVGAGTARIHPTATPDEEQTVPVEVLEEEFNDESDVSFV, encoded by the coding sequence GTGGAAGCGTTTAGAGCAAAGGAGATCGCCGATTCACCGGATGCGATTACCGTATCTTATTTCGGCGTCCCCGTTTTTATCGAGCATGTAAACGTAGGGGCAGGCACGGCGAGAATTCATCCGACGGCTACGCCGGATGAAGAGCAAACGGTACCGGTCGAGGTGCTGGAGGAAGAATTCAACGACGAGTCTGATGTATCATTTGTGTGA
- a CDS encoding amylo-alpha-1,6-glucosidase, producing the protein MNFDLNIVPFSRRDSFLAVSILPGAQDREQGLYLRTVRGGDDKFGEAFHVAMLDEGGSNVPFQSEASPERVKLTSERGSTVEICISDSRTFRVRTSGCGIRLTFRTSAYDYAFQESPGRWEVNSFTHECRFRLTALAGELRMEVPWDKIKSSYVIADFLPDPKTGHSEFAIEEFRTVLEPRAAWKPFDDIVNEVKEEFNQWLNNSLSMPERWEESRALASYITWSCLVPAEGCLTRPAMYMSKNWMTNIWSWDHCFNAMALVRHDPKLAWDQFMIFFDRQDESGLLPDFINDKYALWNCNKPPIHGWTLAWMMARTDYIQQEQLNEVYGPLSKWTNWWFRYRDNDGDGIPQYNHGNDSGWDNSTAFNNGIPVESPDLAAFLIIQSEVLADLAERLGKAEEAVGWRKLAEDTLEKMIAHFWENGRFTSCCSGTHEKSEGDSLLLFVPILLGSRLPEQIRAALLQGLRDEDRFLTSNGWATENLNSPFYHSDGYWRGPIWAPSTMLLVEGVAAAGDRELAETVSQRFCAMLDRSGMAENFDAVTGEGLRDRAFTWTSSVFLILGNEYTN; encoded by the coding sequence ATGAACTTTGACTTAAATATAGTGCCATTCAGCCGAAGAGACTCGTTCTTGGCGGTCTCGATTCTGCCCGGAGCCCAAGATAGAGAACAAGGTCTGTATCTGCGCACCGTTCGCGGCGGCGATGATAAATTCGGCGAGGCTTTTCATGTCGCCATGCTGGATGAAGGCGGTAGCAACGTACCATTCCAATCCGAAGCCTCACCCGAACGGGTGAAACTGACATCGGAACGCGGCTCAACGGTCGAGATCTGTATTTCCGACAGCCGGACGTTCCGCGTTCGGACAAGCGGCTGCGGAATCCGCTTAACCTTTCGTACATCCGCCTATGATTACGCGTTTCAAGAATCGCCGGGCAGATGGGAAGTAAACAGCTTCACCCATGAATGCAGGTTCAGGCTTACGGCGCTTGCTGGAGAGCTGCGGATGGAAGTGCCTTGGGATAAAATCAAAAGCTCTTACGTTATCGCCGATTTCCTGCCTGACCCTAAGACGGGGCATTCCGAGTTTGCTATTGAAGAATTCCGGACCGTACTGGAGCCGCGGGCTGCTTGGAAGCCATTCGACGATATCGTAAATGAAGTGAAGGAAGAGTTTAATCAGTGGTTGAATAACAGCTTATCGATGCCCGAACGCTGGGAAGAAAGCCGTGCTCTCGCTTCCTATATTACTTGGTCCTGCCTTGTTCCGGCGGAAGGATGCCTGACGCGTCCCGCCATGTATATGTCGAAGAACTGGATGACGAATATTTGGAGCTGGGATCACTGCTTTAATGCCATGGCGCTGGTACGCCATGATCCGAAGCTGGCTTGGGATCAGTTCATGATCTTCTTTGACCGCCAGGATGAGAGCGGGCTCCTCCCGGATTTCATCAACGATAAGTATGCGTTATGGAACTGCAACAAACCGCCTATTCACGGATGGACGCTTGCTTGGATGATGGCTCGCACGGATTATATTCAGCAAGAGCAGCTGAATGAGGTTTACGGACCTTTGTCCAAATGGACAAATTGGTGGTTCCGGTACCGCGATAATGATGGCGACGGCATTCCGCAATACAATCACGGCAATGATTCCGGATGGGATAACAGTACGGCGTTTAACAATGGCATTCCAGTCGAGAGCCCGGATTTGGCGGCTTTTCTAATTATTCAATCGGAAGTACTGGCCGACCTTGCGGAACGGCTTGGAAAAGCGGAAGAGGCGGTTGGATGGCGGAAGCTTGCGGAGGACACACTAGAAAAGATGATTGCCCATTTCTGGGAGAACGGCCGTTTTACGTCCTGCTGCTCCGGCACTCACGAGAAATCGGAAGGAGACAGTCTGCTCCTGTTCGTACCGATTCTATTGGGCAGCCGCCTGCCTGAACAGATCCGGGCAGCTTTATTGCAAGGATTGAGAGACGAAGACAGATTTTTGACGAGTAACGGCTGGGCTACGGAAAATCTGAATAGCCCTTTCTATCATTCCGATGGCTATTGGCGCGGGCCAATCTGGGCGCCATCGACCATGCTTTTGGTTGAAGGAGTTGCCGCGGCGGGAGACCGCGAGCTTGCGGAAACGGTTTCGCAGCGATTCTGCGCGATGCTTGACCGAAGCGGGATGGCTGAGAATTTCGACGCGGTTACGGGGGAAGGCTTGCGGGATCGCGCATTCACCTGGACATCCAGCGTATTTCTGATCTTGGGAAATGAATATACAAATTAA
- a CDS encoding sensor histidine kinase codes for MNDLLKRLRIRLQPSSYRSIRTKFLFCFLVVTIIPLLSLGAMSYYQSAKVINSQFGKYGENAVAQLEQQTSSYLNRMNQTTETIYTYLLDPAWADLGDQPPSTYSDIMDKNDLEALLKALKTDRTTGIYIITRTGYYYGENNLDVSKLQAIPAWHTMPDSQSGKYWLGFYLQNHGMKDTVDAGLPVLGLAVSINNPYGALKGSKILIEENAEELLHMFKLFESDTKAHLSIRNSSGRVIYETPGAFTSQSSDIVWNKTIAVNGWNIESRLPAASFYRSSGIIRSNTIIVATASCLLAFGLAYLFSSRFTVRIRRLKDAMQKVSFGKLHTRTQVEAKDELGVLDISFNNMVSGIQTLVGEIEQSERLKKEAELKAFHYQINPHLLFNTLNSIQWKARLQGAEDIRQMLYHLTKVLEGNLHISQEMIPLGSELRIIEHYLKVQEIRYGSVFTYKLECDEQLKRYLIPRMTLQPLFENIFFHGFEDGQGEIRLTIRESGNHLRLILSDNGAGIPAEKLERLLLPNTEKRKGRGGLGVQNANQKFKLHFGPQFGLNVQSIHGEGTTIIIEWPKKEENPHGNGNSH; via the coding sequence ATGAACGATTTACTGAAACGGCTTCGCATTCGCCTTCAGCCAAGCTCTTACCGAAGCATTCGCACCAAATTTCTTTTCTGCTTTCTAGTCGTAACGATTATTCCGCTGCTTTCGCTTGGCGCCATGTCCTACTACCAATCGGCGAAGGTTATCAATTCCCAGTTCGGCAAATACGGCGAGAACGCTGTAGCGCAGCTGGAGCAGCAGACGAGTTCCTATTTGAACCGGATGAATCAAACGACGGAGACTATTTATACGTATTTGCTTGATCCCGCGTGGGCTGACTTAGGAGATCAGCCGCCTTCTACCTATAGCGATATTATGGATAAAAATGATTTGGAGGCGCTTTTGAAAGCGCTTAAAACCGATCGGACGACCGGCATTTATATCATTACTCGTACCGGCTATTATTATGGGGAAAATAATCTTGACGTATCCAAGCTGCAAGCCATTCCCGCATGGCATACGATGCCGGATTCCCAATCAGGCAAATATTGGCTTGGGTTCTACCTTCAGAATCACGGAATGAAAGATACGGTTGATGCGGGGCTGCCTGTTCTGGGCTTGGCCGTTTCGATTAATAACCCTTACGGTGCTTTAAAAGGCAGTAAAATTCTCATCGAAGAGAATGCCGAAGAGCTGCTTCATATGTTCAAGCTGTTCGAGAGCGATACAAAGGCTCATCTAAGCATCCGTAATTCGAGCGGAAGGGTCATTTACGAAACGCCAGGTGCTTTTACATCGCAATCGAGCGATATTGTCTGGAACAAAACCATTGCCGTAAACGGATGGAACATAGAATCAAGGCTGCCTGCCGCGTCGTTCTATCGTTCCTCCGGCATTATCAGGTCGAATACGATAATCGTGGCGACGGCTTCCTGCCTTTTGGCATTTGGACTGGCCTATTTGTTCTCCTCCCGCTTTACCGTACGGATCCGCCGGCTCAAAGACGCGATGCAGAAGGTCAGCTTCGGCAAGCTCCATACGAGAACGCAGGTTGAAGCGAAGGACGAACTGGGTGTTCTCGATATCAGCTTTAACAATATGGTGAGCGGCATACAGACGTTAGTCGGGGAGATTGAGCAAAGCGAAAGGCTTAAGAAGGAAGCGGAGCTTAAAGCTTTTCATTATCAGATTAATCCCCATCTGCTGTTTAATACGCTGAACTCGATCCAATGGAAAGCAAGACTTCAGGGAGCGGAGGACATCCGCCAGATGCTGTACCATCTGACAAAGGTACTGGAAGGAAATCTGCATATATCGCAGGAGATGATTCCGCTTGGCAGCGAGCTGAGGATTATTGAGCATTATCTCAAAGTCCAGGAAATACGTTATGGCTCCGTGTTTACGTACAAGCTGGAATGCGACGAGCAGCTAAAGCGCTATCTGATTCCCCGCATGACGCTGCAGCCGTTATTCGAAAATATTTTTTTCCACGGATTCGAGGACGGTCAAGGAGAGATTAGGTTGACCATTCGCGAATCAGGCAATCATTTGCGGCTTATTCTGTCCGATAACGGAGCGGGAATTCCCGCAGAGAAGCTGGAGCGATTGCTTTTGCCGAATACGGAGAAGCGCAAGGGCAGGGGAGGGCTTGGCGTGCAGAATGCGAATCAGAAGTTCAAGCTGCATTTTGGACCGCAGTTCGGGTTAAACGTGCAATCGATTCATGGGGAAGGGACAACCATCATCATCGAATGGCCCAAGAAGGAGGAGAATCCGCATGGAAACGGAAACAGCCATTAA
- a CDS encoding response regulator → METETAIKVLIADDESIVRKGLRSTVPWEKYGMEVVSDAPNGRKAWEAFLEHRPQVVITDIVMPEMDGIELSRKVKEAAPDTKIILLSCHRDFEYAQQGMKLGASGYLLKTAFEDEELEEMLVKFQREFAAVSKSTAVKDKESDQGERLSTLLYAWLNGHNDKFVGEMEKHSREDWSFDGESVYIYLIKTLGCECTWPDLLRQGTAEDQQLCTGMLIPYGEERCYCMLPKSKVNAMESLLVEQKSEIAKLQWVRRGPLSDTDERLEALLSLHKEAELEKAYNVSKSDWPEAIWRAVKLLHDNPSAEWSVSDVARQVGLSRSHFSILFKKAVGDSFVAFQYKRKLKLATGLLRDTHLTMQEIAERTGLGDSKYFSKWFKRCTGETPSRYRSEQKDNRHQTEDHLPS, encoded by the coding sequence ATGGAAACGGAAACAGCCATTAAAGTATTGATTGCAGACGACGAGAGTATTGTCCGTAAAGGACTCCGTTCAACCGTACCTTGGGAGAAATACGGAATGGAAGTGGTCTCGGATGCCCCAAACGGGCGTAAAGCTTGGGAAGCTTTTCTGGAACACCGGCCCCAAGTCGTCATCACGGATATCGTAATGCCCGAGATGGACGGCATTGAATTGTCGCGGAAGGTGAAAGAAGCGGCTCCCGATACTAAAATCATTCTGCTTAGCTGCCATCGGGATTTTGAATACGCGCAGCAGGGCATGAAGCTTGGGGCCTCCGGCTATCTGCTTAAAACGGCTTTCGAGGATGAAGAGCTGGAGGAAATGCTGGTGAAGTTTCAAAGAGAGTTTGCGGCAGTTTCGAAATCAACTGCCGTTAAAGACAAGGAAAGCGATCAAGGAGAGCGACTGAGCACTCTGCTATATGCTTGGCTGAACGGACACAATGATAAGTTTGTTGGCGAAATGGAGAAGCATTCCCGCGAGGACTGGTCATTTGACGGGGAGTCTGTCTATATCTATTTGATTAAAACCTTGGGCTGCGAATGCACCTGGCCGGATCTGCTCAGGCAAGGCACTGCCGAGGATCAGCAGCTTTGCACCGGCATGCTTATCCCTTACGGGGAAGAACGCTGTTATTGCATGCTGCCGAAATCAAAGGTAAATGCTATGGAAAGCTTGCTGGTGGAGCAAAAAAGCGAGATTGCAAAGCTGCAGTGGGTGAGAAGGGGACCGCTCTCGGATACGGACGAAAGGCTTGAAGCTTTGCTGTCGCTTCATAAAGAGGCTGAATTGGAAAAGGCGTATAATGTATCCAAATCGGATTGGCCGGAAGCCATTTGGCGCGCCGTCAAGCTGCTACATGACAATCCGTCCGCCGAATGGTCCGTTAGCGACGTGGCAAGGCAGGTAGGTCTCAGCCGAAGCCATTTCTCGATTCTGTTCAAGAAAGCGGTAGGGGACAGCTTTGTTGCTTTTCAATATAAGCGGAAGCTTAAGCTGGCTACGGGATTATTAAGAGATACCCATCTTACGATGCAGGAAATTGCCGAGCGCACGGGGCTTGGCGACAGCAAATATTTCAGTAAATGGTTTAAGCGGTGCACGGGGGAAACGCCAAGCCGCTACCGTTCCGAACAAAAAGACAATAGGCATCAAACAGAAGATCACCTGCCTTCGTAA
- a CDS encoding ABC transporter substrate-binding protein — protein MKNKLTLILLTTVVAMATLTACGGNNENSGGNAAQSAGGKGSADVKKLRFATWDTGDALKIEQDIAKKFEADHPGTQVQVEAYADGFDQKLAAGFGATNPPDVMYMWDFPTYHRSLEPLNSYADGDKDLNKDDFYSGLFNYATIDNNLYGIPAGFTTRVVYYNKKMFDDAGIPYPKDGWTWDEFQSAAQKLTDKSKKQYGFGVRAENDTYDLQGFVWSNGGSYISEDGKTIDGYMNSKETAGAIQLFGDMLKNGSAVLTGGKGQQSGEDIFKGGKIAMWESGIWPLESFKQAGIDVGTVEMPAFPGKPVKGVVAESALSIAKDSKQKELAWEFIKYYVSSEAIKMRVADLPVRVSVVSELKKDQDPLYKPYYTMLERSDNTPAFLLNDKWNEVNRQLSAAVEAVVHGSKAQDALNQAVKDSERYLK, from the coding sequence ATGAAAAACAAACTAACCTTGATTCTTCTGACAACAGTAGTGGCGATGGCCACGCTAACGGCATGCGGCGGCAATAATGAAAACTCGGGCGGAAACGCGGCGCAGTCCGCGGGCGGCAAGGGTTCAGCTGATGTGAAGAAGCTTCGCTTCGCTACATGGGATACAGGCGACGCGCTTAAAATCGAGCAGGATATCGCGAAGAAATTCGAAGCTGATCATCCCGGAACGCAGGTGCAGGTAGAAGCCTACGCGGATGGCTTTGACCAGAAGCTAGCAGCGGGCTTTGGCGCTACGAATCCGCCGGATGTCATGTACATGTGGGATTTTCCAACGTATCACCGTTCGCTTGAACCTCTTAACAGCTACGCGGACGGCGACAAAGATCTGAATAAGGATGATTTCTACAGCGGTTTGTTCAACTATGCGACTATAGATAACAATCTCTATGGCATTCCGGCAGGCTTTACGACTCGCGTGGTCTACTACAACAAAAAGATGTTTGACGATGCGGGCATCCCTTATCCGAAGGATGGCTGGACATGGGATGAATTTCAGTCCGCTGCCCAGAAGCTGACGGATAAATCGAAGAAGCAATACGGCTTTGGCGTACGCGCGGAGAATGATACGTATGATCTGCAAGGCTTTGTATGGAGCAACGGCGGTTCTTATATTTCGGAGGACGGCAAAACAATCGACGGCTATATGAACAGCAAGGAAACGGCCGGTGCCATTCAACTGTTTGGCGACATGCTGAAGAACGGATCGGCTGTACTGACGGGCGGTAAAGGGCAGCAAAGCGGCGAGGATATTTTCAAAGGCGGCAAAATCGCCATGTGGGAAAGCGGCATCTGGCCGCTGGAGTCCTTCAAGCAGGCAGGCATTGACGTAGGCACGGTAGAGATGCCGGCCTTCCCGGGCAAGCCGGTAAAAGGCGTCGTTGCCGAATCTGCCCTATCCATTGCCAAGGATTCCAAGCAGAAGGAGCTGGCTTGGGAATTTATCAAATATTACGTGTCGAGCGAAGCCATTAAGATGCGCGTAGCCGATTTGCCGGTACGGGTAAGCGTAGTGAGCGAACTGAAAAAGGATCAGGATCCTCTATACAAGCCTTACTACACGATGCTGGAGCGCTCGGATAATACGCCCGCATTCCTTCTTAACGACAAGTGGAATGAAGTGAACCGGCAGCTGTCCGCCGCGGTTGAAGCGGTCGTGCATGGCAGCAAAGCGCAGGATGCGCTTAATCAAGCCGTGAAGGACAGCGAGCGGTATTTGAAATAA
- a CDS encoding carbohydrate ABC transporter permease, translating to MAQTYSQTAGNNAASFTPRRKRRWGGAAPYLFIFPWIFGFLVFTLGPLLFSLIISFFDWPIVGQVHFIGLGNYKSMFTDDPLFWKSLGVTLKFAALFVPFNIIVALGLAILLNQNTRGTAIFRTAFYLPSVISGVALAMIWSWVYSGDYGILNYFLSIIGVQGPDWLNDTKWSMVAMVVASLWGQGSMMLVFLAGLKGIPKDLYESASLDGAGKIRQFFSVTVPMLSPTILFNLITSIIAAFQQLTLALLLTGGGPMKATYFYAMYMYENAFKYYKMGYSAANAWFMFLIVLTLTFLVFKSSEAWVFYEGEMKRKPQKKTKAGGKGKTA from the coding sequence ATGGCTCAGACCTACTCGCAGACAGCAGGGAACAACGCGGCCAGCTTCACGCCTAGAAGAAAACGCAGATGGGGTGGGGCTGCGCCCTACCTCTTCATCTTCCCGTGGATCTTCGGATTCCTCGTTTTCACGCTAGGCCCGTTATTGTTCTCGCTTATTATTTCGTTTTTTGATTGGCCGATCGTAGGCCAGGTGCATTTCATCGGTCTTGGAAATTACAAATCCATGTTTACGGATGATCCGTTATTCTGGAAGTCGCTTGGCGTAACGCTTAAGTTTGCCGCCCTTTTTGTTCCTTTCAATATTATCGTTGCGCTAGGGCTTGCCATTCTGCTCAATCAGAACACGCGCGGCACGGCTATTTTCCGAACCGCCTTTTATCTGCCGTCCGTCATTTCCGGCGTTGCCCTGGCGATGATCTGGTCGTGGGTGTACAGCGGAGATTACGGCATCTTGAATTATTTTCTCTCGATCATTGGCGTGCAAGGTCCGGACTGGCTGAACGATACCAAATGGTCCATGGTTGCGATGGTTGTCGCCAGCCTATGGGGGCAAGGCTCCATGATGCTTGTCTTTCTCGCGGGGCTTAAGGGAATTCCGAAGGATCTTTATGAATCAGCTTCGCTTGACGGCGCGGGGAAAATCAGGCAGTTCTTCAGCGTAACGGTGCCAATGCTTAGCCCGACCATTCTGTTCAACCTGATTACGTCCATTATCGCGGCCTTCCAGCAGCTGACTCTGGCTTTACTCTTGACGGGCGGCGGGCCGATGAAAGCCACTTACTTCTATGCGATGTACATGTACGAGAATGCGTTCAAATATTACAAAATGGGTTATTCCGCAGCTAACGCATGGTTTATGTTCCTTATCGTGCTTACGTTAACCTTCCTGGTATTCAAGTCTTCCGAGGCGTGGGTGTTCTATGAAGGCGAGATGAAGCGCAAGCCGCAGAAGAAAACGAAAGCTGGCGGAAAGGGGAAAACAGCATGA
- a CDS encoding carbohydrate ABC transporter permease has translation MKKLFIYALLICCSLLFAAPLFWAVTTALKSQPELYLFPPKWIPSIWKFSNFSDAWTIQPFNLFLKNTVIVTLLSTIGQLVSCTLVAYGFARFEFKGRNLLFLVVLATMMIPWEVTMIPQYMEFNYLGWINTLKPLIVPSWFGSAYFIFLLRQFILTLPRELDEAATIDGANKFGILARIIVPLMGPPLILVGVFQVMNCWNDYLGPLIFLNDQSKYTLTLGLSQFKGMFGVDMQSIMAITCLISIPPLAVFFFAQRYIVGGIANTGIK, from the coding sequence ATGAAAAAGCTATTCATCTATGCGTTATTGATCTGCTGCTCGCTGCTGTTCGCCGCACCGCTGTTCTGGGCGGTGACCACGGCGCTCAAGTCGCAGCCGGAGCTGTACCTCTTTCCGCCGAAATGGATTCCTTCCATTTGGAAATTCAGCAACTTCTCGGATGCTTGGACGATACAGCCCTTCAACTTATTTTTGAAAAATACGGTTATCGTGACGCTGTTGTCAACGATCGGCCAGCTGGTATCCTGTACGCTTGTGGCTTACGGATTCGCAAGATTCGAATTCAAGGGACGCAATCTGCTGTTTCTGGTCGTGCTGGCGACGATGATGATTCCTTGGGAAGTTACGATGATTCCGCAATACATGGAGTTTAACTACCTGGGCTGGATCAATACGCTTAAGCCGCTTATTGTTCCATCGTGGTTCGGATCGGCGTATTTCATCTTTCTGCTGAGACAATTTATTCTGACTCTTCCGCGTGAATTAGATGAAGCAGCGACGATCGACGGAGCAAACAAATTCGGCATTCTTGCGAGAATCATCGTGCCGCTTATGGGGCCGCCGCTTATTCTGGTCGGAGTGTTCCAAGTGATGAACTGCTGGAATGATTACCTGGGACCGCTGATTTTCCTTAATGATCAGTCGAAATACACGCTTACGCTTGGCTTGTCGCAGTTCAAGGGGATGTTTGGCGTCGATATGCAGTCCATTATGGCGATTACCTGTCTGATCTCGATTCCGCCGCTTGCCGTATTTTTCTTCGCGCAGCGTTATATTGTAGGCGGAATCGCCAATACGGGGATTAAATAA